One Synechococcus sp. CC9605 genomic window carries:
- the ileS gene encoding isoleucine--tRNA ligase: MSKETRDAAAEERPSYKHTLNLLQTGFGMRANAVQREPELQAFWKDQGIDGKLGLNNSGPTFTLHDGPPYANGALHMGHALNKVLKDVINKYQVLNGRQVRYVPGWDCHGLPIELKVLQSIDQEQRKALTPIKLRKKAAAYARKQVDGQMKGFQRWGIWADWEQPYLTLQKEYESAQIRVFGEMVLKGHIYRGLKPVHWSPSSRTALAEAELEYPDGHTSPSVYAAFPAVELPEALRDSLKAEGLDLPTETDALGKALQVAIWTTTPWTLPANLAVSVNERLDYALADDGAGRLLLVAADLIEALSGTLERPLSRRATVKGALLAGLTYRHPLLDRTSPVVIGGDYITTESGTGLVHTAPGHGVDDFHTGQKNGLPVLCPVDEAGNLTDEAGPFAGLNVLQDANAKIIEALESAGALLKQEAYGHRYPYDWRTKKPTIFRATEQWFASVEGFRQQALDAIAAVEWTPASGRNRIESMVKERGDWCISRQRTWGVPIPVFYHRNNGEVLLNADTLDYIQALIAEHGADVWWEKDEADLLPPTYADQADQWRKGTDTMDVWFDSGSSWAAVARQRDNLSYPADLYLEGSDQHRGWFQSSLLTSVAVNGHAPYKRVLTHGFALDEKGRKMSKSLGNVVDPMVIIEGGKNQKQEPPYGADVLRLWVSSVDYSADVPIGAGILRQLADVYRKVRNTSRYLLGNLHDFNPATDAIPTAELPLLDRWMLQRTAEVMDEITEAFESFEFFRFFQLLQNFCVTDLSNFYLDIAKDRLYVSAPQDQRRRSCQTVMALIIERLAGLIAPVLCHMAEDIWQNLPYPVEETSVFHRGWPQIPAEWRDATLSAPVQELRELRAAVNKVLEDCRGRQELGASLEAAVRIEAHRTELQAALSWLSETGDAEVDGLRDWLLVSQLQLGGEPWAEVLASQDDELASIEVSRARGTKCERCWHYEGDVGQHPEHPHICGRCVGVLERRTHQLP; the protein is encoded by the coding sequence GTGAGCAAGGAGACGCGCGACGCCGCCGCTGAGGAACGTCCCTCCTACAAACACACGCTCAACCTGCTGCAGACGGGTTTCGGCATGCGCGCCAATGCCGTCCAACGCGAACCTGAACTGCAGGCCTTCTGGAAGGACCAGGGCATCGACGGCAAGCTCGGCCTGAACAACAGCGGCCCGACCTTCACCCTCCATGACGGCCCGCCCTACGCCAACGGTGCTCTGCACATGGGGCATGCCCTCAACAAGGTGTTGAAGGACGTCATCAACAAATATCAGGTGTTGAACGGGCGGCAGGTGCGCTACGTGCCGGGCTGGGACTGCCACGGCCTGCCGATCGAACTGAAGGTGCTGCAGTCGATCGATCAGGAGCAGCGCAAGGCGCTGACACCGATCAAGCTGCGTAAAAAAGCCGCCGCCTACGCCCGCAAACAGGTGGATGGCCAGATGAAAGGCTTCCAGCGCTGGGGCATCTGGGCGGACTGGGAGCAGCCCTATCTGACCCTGCAAAAGGAGTACGAGTCAGCTCAGATTCGGGTGTTTGGCGAGATGGTGCTCAAGGGCCACATCTACCGGGGTCTGAAGCCGGTGCACTGGAGTCCGAGCTCACGCACAGCCTTGGCCGAAGCCGAACTGGAGTACCCAGACGGCCATACAAGTCCCAGCGTCTACGCCGCCTTCCCAGCCGTGGAGCTGCCGGAAGCACTGCGGGATTCCCTCAAGGCCGAGGGCCTGGACCTGCCCACGGAGACAGACGCCCTTGGGAAGGCCCTGCAAGTGGCGATCTGGACCACCACCCCCTGGACGCTGCCGGCCAACCTGGCGGTGTCGGTGAATGAACGGCTCGATTACGCCCTGGCCGACGACGGCGCAGGCCGACTGCTGCTGGTGGCTGCAGATCTGATCGAGGCGCTGAGCGGAACCCTGGAACGGCCACTGAGCCGGCGCGCCACGGTGAAGGGGGCCCTGCTCGCAGGTCTGACCTACCGCCACCCGCTTCTGGACCGCACCAGTCCAGTGGTAATCGGGGGCGATTACATCACCACCGAATCGGGCACGGGCCTCGTGCACACGGCGCCTGGTCACGGCGTCGACGACTTCCACACCGGCCAGAAGAACGGCCTGCCGGTGCTCTGCCCTGTGGACGAAGCCGGCAACCTCACCGACGAGGCCGGGCCGTTCGCAGGCCTGAATGTGCTGCAGGACGCCAACGCCAAAATCATCGAAGCACTGGAGAGCGCCGGGGCCCTGCTTAAACAGGAGGCCTATGGCCACCGCTACCCCTACGACTGGCGCACCAAGAAACCCACCATCTTCCGAGCCACAGAACAGTGGTTCGCCTCTGTGGAGGGATTCCGTCAGCAGGCCCTCGATGCGATCGCTGCGGTGGAGTGGACCCCTGCCTCCGGTCGCAACCGAATCGAATCGATGGTGAAGGAGCGGGGCGACTGGTGCATCTCCCGTCAGCGCACCTGGGGGGTGCCGATCCCTGTCTTCTATCACCGCAACAACGGCGAGGTGCTGCTGAACGCCGACACCCTGGACTACATCCAGGCGTTGATCGCCGAGCACGGTGCCGACGTTTGGTGGGAGAAAGACGAAGCGGATCTGCTGCCGCCCACCTACGCCGACCAGGCCGACCAGTGGCGCAAGGGCACCGACACCATGGATGTGTGGTTTGACTCCGGCTCCAGCTGGGCCGCTGTCGCCCGTCAGCGCGACAACCTCAGCTATCCCGCCGACCTCTACCTGGAGGGATCCGACCAGCACCGCGGCTGGTTCCAGAGCTCACTGCTCACCTCAGTTGCCGTCAATGGCCACGCCCCCTACAAGCGGGTACTCACCCATGGCTTCGCCTTAGATGAGAAAGGCCGCAAGATGAGCAAATCCCTCGGCAATGTGGTCGACCCGATGGTGATTATTGAGGGGGGCAAGAACCAGAAACAGGAACCGCCCTACGGCGCCGATGTGCTGCGGCTCTGGGTGAGCTCGGTGGATTACTCCGCCGATGTGCCGATCGGAGCCGGGATTCTGCGGCAACTGGCCGATGTGTACCGCAAGGTGCGCAACACCAGCCGCTATCTGCTGGGCAACCTGCACGACTTCAATCCGGCAACCGACGCGATTCCCACTGCTGAGCTGCCGTTGCTTGACCGCTGGATGCTGCAGCGCACGGCCGAGGTGATGGACGAGATCACAGAAGCCTTCGAAAGCTTCGAGTTCTTCCGCTTCTTCCAGCTGCTGCAGAACTTCTGCGTCACCGATCTGTCGAACTTCTACCTCGACATCGCCAAGGACAGGCTCTACGTGAGCGCCCCCCAGGACCAGCGCCGGCGCAGCTGCCAGACCGTGATGGCCCTGATCATCGAACGGCTGGCCGGCTTGATCGCTCCGGTGCTGTGCCACATGGCCGAAGACATCTGGCAAAACCTGCCTTACCCCGTGGAGGAGACCTCGGTCTTCCACCGCGGCTGGCCGCAGATTCCAGCCGAGTGGCGTGATGCCACTCTCAGCGCTCCGGTTCAAGAGCTGCGGGAACTCCGCGCCGCCGTCAACAAAGTGCTGGAAGATTGCCGCGGCCGTCAGGAACTCGGCGCATCACTCGAGGCAGCCGTTCGGATTGAGGCCCACCGTACGGAACTTCAGGCCGCTCTGTCCTGGCTGAGTGAGACGGGAGATGCCGAGGTGGATGGCCTGCGGGACTGGCTGCTGGTCTCACAACTGCAGCTTGGCGGCGAGCCCTGGGCCGAAGTGCTGGCCAGCCAAGACGACGAGCTCGCATCGATCGAGGTGAGCCGAGCGCGGGGAACCAAATGCGAGCGCTGCTGGCACTACGAGGGGGATGTGGGTCAGCACCCGGAGCATCCCCACATCTGCGGACGCTGTGTTGGCGTTCTGGAACGCCGGACTCACCAGTTGCCCTGA
- a CDS encoding Ycf66 family protein, translated as MLATLSGDLCLLLGLALLLLPLLAVELSRPRDGVWGAVVLLLGLVLVTSTDRLRGAPMLAVLCAGLLIARLGSEVGQARWNSLSETEQQRFTSLDHWRTSLQQLFITTGRVGVGISGIAKQLKPAGNSGVTGKKWVRPESPETTGASETASTEAATEAAEVTSPEGED; from the coding sequence ATGCTTGCGACCCTCAGCGGCGATCTCTGCCTCCTGCTCGGCCTGGCACTCCTGTTGCTTCCCCTGCTGGCCGTTGAACTCAGCCGCCCCCGCGATGGTGTTTGGGGTGCGGTGGTGTTGCTGCTGGGTCTCGTTCTGGTCACCAGCACAGACCGGCTGCGGGGAGCGCCGATGCTTGCCGTTCTCTGCGCAGGCCTTTTGATCGCACGCTTGGGCTCCGAGGTCGGGCAGGCCCGCTGGAACAGCCTCAGCGAAACCGAGCAGCAGCGGTTCACCTCGCTGGATCATTGGCGCACCAGCCTTCAACAACTTTTTATCACCACAGGCCGTGTGGGCGTAGGCATCAGCGGCATCGCCAAACAACTCAAACCGGCCGGAAATTCAGGGGTGACGGGCAAAAAATGGGTGCGACCCGAGTCCCCTGAAACCACGGGCGCAAGCGAGACCGCGTCAACCGAAGCAGCCACCGAAGCAGCCGAGGTCACATCACCAGAGGGCGAAGACTGA
- a CDS encoding BadF/BadG/BcrA/BcrD ATPase family protein has protein sequence MRLLAGFDAGQTHTRCRLSVVQNGLHQPVGEGEGPGVSHLDAPQGERRFLEAIRTSAQQALKTHPDGVIQAAVVGASGIEHGTALQQRAERLVSQALAIGDATGVIKVLVTGDERTALRGAIPEGAGILAISGTGMIVLGRDENGHEHRCGGWGWLLDGAGSAFDLGHQGLQLTLRMADGRLPDHPLRLQIWNQMGCDSHAAVKARVVQHGFSTADFAALAPLVVEAAVQDCPGAKEIVQRSAAALSSCISTVVQQLYLRSPVVICHGGAVTHLPGFRTAVQQAIRQSIPEAQWGKAKGDACDGALQMAEALPLRPR, from the coding sequence ATGAGACTGCTCGCTGGATTCGATGCCGGACAGACGCACACGCGCTGCCGCCTCAGTGTGGTTCAAAACGGCTTGCACCAGCCTGTTGGCGAAGGCGAAGGACCCGGAGTCAGTCACCTGGATGCCCCCCAGGGTGAACGACGTTTCCTCGAGGCGATCCGCACCAGTGCACAGCAGGCCCTCAAGACGCATCCCGATGGCGTGATCCAGGCGGCCGTCGTGGGAGCCAGCGGCATCGAACACGGAACAGCGTTGCAACAGCGCGCTGAACGTTTGGTGAGTCAAGCCCTGGCCATCGGTGATGCCACAGGGGTGATCAAGGTGCTGGTCACCGGAGACGAACGCACAGCCTTGCGAGGTGCGATCCCTGAAGGTGCAGGAATCCTGGCGATCAGCGGCACGGGAATGATCGTGCTGGGCCGAGACGAGAACGGCCATGAACACCGCTGTGGCGGCTGGGGATGGCTGCTTGATGGAGCCGGCTCGGCCTTTGACCTCGGCCACCAGGGATTGCAACTGACCCTGCGCATGGCCGATGGGCGCCTGCCCGACCATCCTCTGCGCCTGCAGATCTGGAATCAGATGGGGTGCGACAGCCACGCAGCGGTCAAAGCCCGGGTGGTGCAGCACGGCTTCAGCACAGCGGACTTCGCGGCCTTGGCTCCGCTGGTGGTGGAGGCAGCAGTCCAGGATTGCCCGGGCGCGAAGGAGATTGTGCAGCGATCAGCAGCAGCCCTCTCCAGCTGCATCAGCACCGTGGTCCAGCAGCTGTACCTGCGCTCCCCCGTGGTGATCTGCCATGGGGGAGCCGTGACCCATCTCCCGGGGTTCCGAACGGCCGTGCAACAGGCCATTCGCCAGTCGATTCCTGAGGCTCAATGGGGCAAGGCCAAAGGCGATGCCTGTGATGGCGCCCTGCAGATGGCTGAAGCCTTGCCCCTCAGGCCACGTTGA
- the gatC gene encoding Asp-tRNA(Asn)/Glu-tRNA(Gln) amidotransferase subunit GatC, which yields MSQISSDDVRKVAQLARLDLPEDKIATYTGQLESILEYVGQLQQVDTEGVPETTRAVEVTNVTRVDGVQPTAVREDILDQAPQREGDFFRVPKILAD from the coding sequence ATGAGCCAGATTTCCAGCGACGACGTCCGCAAAGTGGCCCAGCTCGCCCGTCTTGATCTGCCCGAGGACAAGATTGCGACCTACACCGGTCAGCTCGAGTCCATCCTCGAATACGTGGGTCAGCTTCAGCAGGTGGACACCGAAGGCGTTCCGGAAACCACCCGAGCCGTGGAGGTGACCAACGTCACACGGGTTGATGGAGTGCAGCCGACCGCCGTTCGGGAGGACATCCTCGACCAGGCACCCCAAAGGGAGGGGGACTTCTTCCGGGTTCCTAAAATCCTGGCCGACTGA
- a CDS encoding DUF3177 family protein, with protein sequence MNELTYRALVWLTYRLAATFAVGVPLVLLIWSAWRREPLVLRLLGIYWKVASLMAISLLLLTDQRPLGYAMAVAAPVLMVISMWFWVDINEELADQPSWRPLPLAVKVWRWAFSGFGLLSLGMSVTGLGCMQQLQSPACLTWLEAPQGIHGLAATVFNFLFGGLWTEAVAAFVGYVALVAYLAGLLQWLLVRLPRYGRVAGDF encoded by the coding sequence GTGAACGAGCTCACGTACCGCGCTCTGGTGTGGCTGACCTATCGCCTGGCCGCCACCTTTGCCGTGGGTGTGCCCTTGGTGCTGTTGATCTGGTCGGCCTGGCGTCGCGAGCCATTGGTGCTGCGGCTGCTCGGCATCTACTGGAAGGTGGCGAGCCTGATGGCGATCAGCCTGCTGCTGCTGACCGACCAGCGCCCCCTCGGCTACGCCATGGCGGTTGCAGCACCGGTGTTGATGGTGATCAGCATGTGGTTCTGGGTCGACATCAACGAAGAACTGGCCGACCAGCCGTCCTGGCGTCCGCTGCCCCTTGCCGTGAAGGTGTGGCGTTGGGCGTTCAGTGGGTTCGGTCTGCTCAGCTTGGGCATGAGCGTGACGGGTTTGGGCTGCATGCAACAGCTGCAGTCCCCGGCCTGTCTCACCTGGCTGGAAGCTCCTCAGGGCATCCATGGCCTCGCGGCCACGGTGTTCAATTTTCTGTTCGGTGGTCTGTGGACCGAGGCCGTTGCTGCCTTTGTGGGGTATGTCGCCCTGGTGGCCTACCTGGCTGGTCTGCTGCAGTGGTTGTTGGTGCGTTTGCCCCGTTACGGCCGCGTGGCTGGAGATTTCTGA
- a CDS encoding FIST signal transduction protein — MAPFAPFSWFRSGGAEASCRTGLSAKASLDEAVRDVAEQLGRSRGEADLALVFTSTGYATDLPRLLPMLRAQISAKHWIGCTGGGVVGTRGDGSASELEQTPALSVTVLSLPGASIATQHLNTEELPDLDGAAQQWHDWVDITPKAARSQILLIDPTSSGINDLFSGLDYAYPGAEKIGGIASPHNSPHGSLLLDDQVVTGAVVCSIGGSWRLETVVAQGCRPIGPVFSIEQVQRNVLLELSDGSTKASPINCLQRVLADLSERERELVRHSLFLGVQRSSLRLNANGAASEASAFLIRNLIGVDPNNGAVAVAERVRAGQNVQFHLREAAASQDEAVSLLKAATADSGDTVHFGLLMACLGRGQGLFGRADGDISVARQLMPDLPVAGAFCNGEIGPVGGTTHLHGYTACWGLLRQDPDSTSGSSSDNLG; from the coding sequence ATGGCACCGTTCGCACCGTTCAGCTGGTTCCGTTCTGGGGGCGCTGAAGCCAGTTGCCGGACAGGGCTTTCTGCGAAAGCGTCCCTGGACGAGGCCGTTCGGGATGTGGCCGAGCAACTGGGCCGCTCCAGGGGCGAAGCCGATCTCGCCCTCGTCTTCACCTCCACGGGTTACGCCACCGACCTGCCGCGACTGCTACCGATGCTGCGCGCCCAGATCAGCGCGAAGCATTGGATCGGATGCACCGGGGGAGGCGTGGTGGGCACCCGCGGTGACGGCAGCGCCTCGGAACTGGAGCAGACGCCTGCTTTGAGCGTGACGGTGCTCTCCCTGCCGGGGGCCTCAATCGCCACCCAACATCTGAACACAGAGGAGTTGCCTGATCTGGATGGAGCGGCCCAGCAATGGCATGACTGGGTTGACATCACCCCCAAGGCTGCCCGCAGCCAGATCCTGCTGATCGACCCCACCAGCAGTGGAATCAATGACCTGTTCAGCGGGCTGGATTACGCCTATCCGGGCGCAGAGAAGATTGGTGGCATCGCATCACCCCACAACAGCCCACACGGATCGCTGCTGCTGGATGACCAGGTTGTGACCGGGGCAGTGGTCTGCTCCATCGGGGGTAGCTGGCGACTCGAAACAGTGGTGGCACAGGGCTGTCGACCCATCGGCCCGGTTTTCTCAATCGAGCAAGTGCAGCGCAACGTGTTGCTGGAACTGAGTGATGGCAGCACCAAGGCCAGCCCCATCAATTGCCTGCAACGGGTTCTGGCCGACCTCAGCGAACGGGAGCGCGAGCTGGTGCGACACTCGCTGTTCCTCGGCGTGCAACGCAGCAGCCTGCGGCTGAACGCCAACGGAGCAGCCTCAGAAGCAAGTGCCTTCCTGATCCGCAACCTGATCGGAGTCGATCCCAACAACGGCGCCGTGGCCGTTGCTGAGCGGGTGCGTGCCGGTCAAAACGTGCAATTTCACCTGCGCGAAGCTGCCGCCTCCCAGGACGAAGCCGTTTCCCTGCTCAAGGCAGCGACAGCTGATTCAGGCGACACGGTCCACTTCGGACTGCTCATGGCCTGCCTGGGACGGGGCCAGGGGCTTTTCGGTCGTGCCGATGGCGACATCAGCGTGGCGCGCCAACTGATGCCTGACCTGCCCGTGGCAGGAGCGTTCTGCAACGGTGAGATCGGGCCCGTCGGCGGAACGACGCATCTCCATGGCTACACCGCCTGCTGGGGCCTGCTGCGCCAGGACCCCGACAGCACCTCTGGCAGCAGCTCTGACAATCTCGGTTGA
- the trmB gene encoding tRNA (guanosine(46)-N7)-methyltransferase TrmB, whose product MRQHVNPLSSFFQLPLELPPPEQLFRVPDQPIHLDIGCARGRCLLGLAERDPHWNHLGVEIRRPLVTSADRDALASEHGNVRILFCNANISLEGWMKALKQDQLQRVSIQFPDPWFKRRHRKRRVLQPALLLAIATALQPGRELFLQSDVLNVIEPMVALTELSACFDRPVEDQRHWRASNPLSVPTERERYVLKQNLPVYRVLYRRNQNPLPSVSDLEQRWQEIDNPAEALTT is encoded by the coding sequence TTGCGTCAGCACGTCAATCCCCTCAGCAGCTTCTTTCAGCTTCCGCTGGAACTTCCACCACCTGAGCAGCTGTTCCGGGTTCCTGATCAGCCGATCCATCTTGATATCGGCTGTGCCCGCGGGCGTTGCCTGCTTGGTCTGGCCGAACGTGATCCCCATTGGAACCATCTCGGCGTTGAAATCCGCCGACCGCTGGTGACGTCCGCCGATCGAGATGCTCTTGCCTCGGAGCACGGCAATGTTCGGATCCTGTTCTGCAACGCCAACATCAGCCTGGAAGGCTGGATGAAGGCCCTGAAGCAGGACCAACTCCAGCGGGTCTCCATCCAGTTCCCCGATCCCTGGTTCAAACGGCGCCACCGCAAGCGCCGGGTCCTGCAACCCGCGCTGCTTTTGGCCATTGCAACCGCGCTCCAGCCCGGCCGTGAGCTGTTTTTGCAGAGCGATGTTCTCAACGTGATTGAGCCGATGGTGGCTCTCACCGAACTCAGCGCCTGTTTTGACCGCCCCGTGGAGGATCAACGTCACTGGCGCGCCAGCAACCCGCTTTCGGTTCCCACGGAACGGGAGCGGTACGTGCTTAAGCAAAACCTCCCCGTCTACCGGGTGCTCTACCGCCGCAACCAGAATCCACTTCCTTCCGTGTCAGATCTGGAACAGCGCTGGCAAGAGATCGATAATCCGGCGGAAGCACTCACCACTTGA
- the crtR gene encoding beta-carotene hydroxylase, producing the protein MHQSTAQQQQPRPVGVGYRSVPREFVDPPSFWNPTVGLFLGGYALAVLTIWGWFVAALPLPVLLCTGFLALHLEGTVIHDACHNAAHPNRWINQAMGHGSALLLGFSFPVFTRVHLEHHAHVNDPKNDPDHIVSTFGPLWLIAPRFFYHEWFFFQRRLWRRWELMQWGLERSIFVVIVLAAARFDFLPFIFNCWFAPALMVGVTLGLFFDYLPHRPFTSRNRWTNARIYPGKLMNWLIMGQNYHLVHHLWPSIPWFEYKPAYEATKPLLDSKGSPQRLGIFETRQDGYNFLYDILVGVRSHKRRSGKMRRAARFMPGRGLRRNWLGFVDRIAIKTEPKRWVSR; encoded by the coding sequence ATGCATCAGAGCACTGCTCAACAACAGCAGCCGCGTCCGGTTGGAGTGGGCTACCGCTCGGTTCCACGTGAATTCGTCGACCCGCCGTCCTTCTGGAACCCCACCGTCGGCCTCTTCCTTGGTGGTTATGCCCTGGCGGTCCTGACCATCTGGGGCTGGTTTGTGGCGGCTCTGCCCCTGCCGGTGTTGCTCTGTACGGGCTTCTTGGCACTGCACCTGGAAGGGACCGTGATCCATGACGCCTGCCACAACGCGGCCCATCCCAATCGATGGATCAACCAGGCCATGGGCCATGGCTCGGCGTTGCTGCTCGGCTTCAGCTTTCCCGTCTTCACGCGGGTGCATCTGGAGCATCACGCCCATGTGAATGATCCGAAGAACGACCCGGACCACATCGTGAGCACCTTCGGGCCGCTCTGGCTGATCGCTCCGAGATTTTTCTACCACGAGTGGTTTTTCTTCCAGCGTCGCCTCTGGCGACGCTGGGAGTTGATGCAGTGGGGACTGGAGCGCAGCATTTTTGTGGTGATCGTTCTGGCAGCGGCGCGCTTTGACTTCCTGCCGTTCATCTTCAACTGCTGGTTTGCTCCTGCCCTAATGGTCGGCGTGACGCTGGGTTTGTTCTTCGACTACCTCCCGCATCGGCCGTTCACCTCCCGCAACCGCTGGACGAATGCCCGGATCTACCCCGGCAAGCTGATGAACTGGCTGATCATGGGGCAGAACTATCACCTGGTTCATCACCTCTGGCCATCCATTCCCTGGTTCGAATACAAACCGGCCTACGAGGCCACCAAGCCTCTGCTCGATTCCAAGGGCTCGCCCCAACGTTTGGGAATTTTTGAGACCCGCCAGGATGGGTATAACTTCCTCTACGACATCCTTGTGGGAGTTCGCAGCCACAAGCGCCGCAGCGGAAAGATGAGGCGTGCTGCCCGCTTCATGCCGGGACGGGGGCTGCGCCGCAATTGGCTCGGTTTTGTTGACCGCATCGCAATCAAAACCGAGCCCAAGCGTTGGGTGTCCCGCTGA
- a CDS encoding creatininase family protein gives MTAATPGPVDSTDAIRLALRSWPEVESYLQGCKGVIIPLGSTEQHGPTGAIGTDALTAEAVALEVGRRTGVLVTPAQAFGMAEHHLGFAGTMSLQPATLLAVLHDLVLSLGRHGFERVFVINGHGGNIATAKAAFAQAHGTATTRNLPVAPQLRCRLANWFMAGPVMRQARDLYGDKEGHHATPSEIAVTLAVEPSLQSKQRPLPDPAPAGPIHGPDDFRRRHPDGRMGSHPSLATAQHGDALLETAATALSEDLRTFLGES, from the coding sequence ATGACCGCTGCAACTCCCGGTCCTGTCGACAGCACGGACGCCATTCGCCTCGCCCTGCGCAGTTGGCCTGAGGTAGAGAGCTACCTCCAGGGCTGCAAGGGGGTGATCATTCCCCTGGGATCCACCGAGCAGCACGGCCCCACGGGCGCCATCGGCACCGACGCCCTCACAGCAGAAGCGGTGGCCCTGGAGGTGGGACGTCGCACCGGCGTCTTGGTTACCCCAGCCCAGGCCTTCGGCATGGCGGAACACCACCTTGGTTTCGCGGGAACGATGAGCCTGCAGCCAGCAACACTTTTGGCCGTTCTGCACGACCTGGTGTTGTCATTGGGCCGACATGGCTTCGAACGGGTGTTCGTGATCAATGGCCACGGCGGCAACATTGCGACGGCCAAAGCCGCCTTTGCCCAGGCCCACGGCACCGCCACCACCCGCAATCTCCCCGTTGCCCCACAGCTGCGTTGTCGGCTGGCCAACTGGTTCATGGCGGGGCCCGTGATGCGCCAGGCACGCGATCTATATGGCGACAAAGAAGGCCATCACGCCACGCCCAGCGAAATCGCTGTCACCCTCGCTGTGGAGCCCAGCCTGCAGAGCAAGCAGCGACCACTGCCCGACCCCGCACCGGCAGGCCCCATTCATGGACCAGACGACTTCCGTCGCCGTCATCCCGATGGACGCATGGGGTCCCACCCTTCCCTGGCCACCGCGCAGCATGGGGATGCCTTGCTGGAGACAGCCGCCACCGCGTTGAGCGAGGATCTGCGCACGTTCCTCGGCGAGTCATGA
- a CDS encoding IctB family putative bicarbonate transporter: protein MASADATQTANGGALLVRWQGLIAPDQAVLKRLESLAGLLLLVLLTGLPLFSRTGLALVVTACGALWLLWCLCSPPHERIGTISRWLMLFLAIAIVATGCSPVPIAASKGLIKLLSYLGVYALLCKLLLSNSRWWDRLVAGLLSGGLLSSVLALRQLYASSEELARWADPNSISAGTIRIYGPLGNPNLLAGYLLPLIPFAAIALVRWRGVGAQLFAGTTLVLAPTATLFTYSRGGWLGMVAAGAVLLLLLLLRWTRHWPPLWRRLVPLAMLLVGAACLVVAATQIDPIRTRITSLLAGRGDSSNNFRINVWMAAIQMVQDRPWLGIGPGNAAFNSIYPLYQQPKFNALSAYSVPLEILVETGIPGLLACLGLLATSLRQGLLQLNANGSSALTSIASLAAIAGLLMQGSTDTIFFRPEVQLIGWFALASLVSQPMKS from the coding sequence ATGGCCTCTGCGGATGCAACCCAGACGGCGAACGGTGGGGCACTGTTGGTGCGCTGGCAGGGGCTGATTGCTCCGGATCAAGCGGTGCTGAAACGCCTTGAAAGCCTGGCGGGACTGCTCCTGCTGGTCTTGCTCACGGGTCTTCCCCTGTTCTCACGCACAGGCCTGGCCCTGGTGGTTACAGCCTGCGGAGCTCTGTGGCTGCTCTGGTGCCTCTGCAGTCCACCACACGAGCGCATCGGAACCATCTCGCGCTGGCTGATGCTTTTTCTGGCCATCGCGATTGTGGCCACGGGGTGTTCTCCGGTTCCAATTGCCGCCAGCAAAGGCCTGATCAAACTGCTCAGCTACCTGGGCGTTTATGCCTTGCTCTGCAAGCTGCTGCTGAGCAACAGCCGATGGTGGGACCGTCTGGTCGCCGGACTGCTGAGTGGCGGGCTGCTCAGCAGCGTTCTGGCCTTGCGACAGCTGTATGCCTCCAGCGAGGAACTGGCGCGCTGGGCCGATCCGAATTCCATCAGCGCCGGCACCATTCGGATCTACGGCCCCCTGGGCAACCCCAACCTCCTGGCGGGTTACCTACTGCCGCTGATTCCCTTCGCCGCGATTGCACTGGTGCGCTGGCGCGGCGTGGGAGCCCAGCTGTTTGCCGGCACCACCTTGGTGTTGGCACCAACAGCCACGCTGTTCACCTACAGCCGCGGCGGCTGGCTGGGGATGGTTGCTGCCGGGGCCGTGCTGCTGCTGTTGCTGTTGCTGCGCTGGACGCGCCACTGGCCTCCACTCTGGAGACGTCTGGTGCCCCTCGCCATGCTGCTGGTTGGAGCCGCTTGTCTGGTGGTAGCGGCCACCCAGATCGATCCGATCCGCACACGCATCACCAGCCTGCTGGCGGGACGGGGGGATAGTTCCAACAATTTCCGCATCAACGTCTGGATGGCAGCCATCCAGATGGTTCAAGACCGTCCCTGGCTGGGCATCGGCCCTGGCAATGCAGCGTTTAACAGCATCTATCCCCTGTATCAGCAACCGAAGTTCAACGCCCTCAGTGCCTACTCCGTTCCCTTGGAAATCCTTGTGGAAACAGGCATTCCCGGGCTGCTGGCTTGCCTGGGATTGCTAGCCACCAGCCTGCGGCAGGGCCTTCTTCAACTCAACGCGAACGGTTCAAGCGCCTTGACGTCCATCGCCAGCCTCGCTGCCATCGCTGGCCTACTGATGCAGGGCAGCACCGACACGATCTTCTTCCGCCCCGAAGTTCAGCTGATCGGATGGTTTGCCCTGGCCAGCCTGGTGAGTCAACCCATGAAATCATGA